Proteins from one Legionella taurinensis genomic window:
- a CDS encoding FeoA family protein, protein MHITELTRGDKVRLLDFGRTDAQYRRRLLSLGITRGVELTIVRTAPLGCPVQVEVRGTSLTLRKEEAIHLNLERV, encoded by the coding sequence ATGCACATTACCGAGTTAACCCGTGGCGATAAAGTCCGATTGCTTGATTTTGGCCGCACCGATGCGCAGTATCGGCGGCGTTTGCTGTCGTTGGGTATTACTCGCGGTGTGGAATTGACGATTGTAAGAACCGCTCCCCTGGGGTGTCCAGTGCAGGTTGAAGTCCGGGGAACATCCCTGACCTTGAGAAAAGAAGAAGCAATCCACCTTAATCTGGAGCGTGTATGA
- the feoB gene encoding Fe(2+) transporter permease subunit FeoB, whose amino-acid sequence MTSLLLVGNPNCGKTTLFNALTGDNQRVGNWPGVTVEKKTGELVVEGQCIEVTDLPGIYSLALTGRGSSQDEQISAKTVATCESELIINVIDACHLERHLYLTSQLLELGKPMIVVLNMMDIARQRGITLDIPALSRQLNCCVLPLEAHKGIGLAELKKTIIKPLAAAVSLPFDYPASIESLMENLRKQLIAVCSIAPERAIYYARRILEGDTLLVEAARLQALDPALIGEKDTDVVLADIRYQKIHDVISLIQTRASDASDHLTAKIDRIVLNRFLALPLFFAMMYLMFLFAINIGGAFQDFFDISTDTIFVQGSAWVLQQLHSPQWLIAVVANGLGMGINTTLTFIPVIAAMFFFLALLEASGYMARAAFVVDKAMRMLGLPGKSFVPMIVGFGCNVPGIMAARTLDSERDRLLTVLMSPFMSCSARLAIYAVFVAAFFPSGGQNVVFALYVIGILMAVFTGFILRKTTLEGEASPLILELPAYHKPSFKRLWRETSLRLRYFVVRAGRLIIPICIILGTLNALTIDGGLNTDEASTHSVLSWLGQWLTPLFAPMGLHQDNWPATVGLLTGMLAKEVVVGSLNSLYAQLGHLAQTQAAHFDFLGSMAQAFWSVPENLSSLGQALLNPVLASAPDSELSQTVYGMMAERFDGKAGAFAYLLFILLYIPCVSTMAAIRQETTRRLMWFSVIWSFLIAYASAVIFYQSAVFYRHPQESLLWIAVMVGGILAFIAVLRGQHLLVRRRDAVTNP is encoded by the coding sequence ATGACCTCTCTTTTACTGGTAGGCAATCCCAATTGCGGCAAAACCACCTTATTTAATGCCTTAACGGGTGATAATCAGCGCGTGGGTAACTGGCCCGGCGTTACGGTGGAGAAAAAAACCGGGGAATTGGTTGTCGAGGGCCAGTGCATTGAGGTGACGGATTTACCCGGTATTTATTCCCTCGCCCTGACCGGGCGGGGCAGCAGTCAGGATGAGCAGATTTCCGCTAAGACGGTGGCCACCTGCGAGTCTGAGTTAATTATTAATGTTATTGATGCCTGTCATCTTGAACGCCACCTTTACTTAACCAGCCAGCTGCTGGAACTGGGTAAACCCATGATTGTTGTCCTCAACATGATGGACATCGCGAGACAACGCGGCATCACCCTTGATATTCCGGCCTTGTCCCGGCAATTGAATTGCTGTGTTCTGCCGCTTGAAGCGCACAAAGGCATAGGCCTTGCTGAATTAAAAAAAACCATCATTAAGCCACTGGCTGCTGCTGTGTCGCTGCCTTTTGATTACCCAGCCTCCATCGAGTCGCTCATGGAGAATCTCAGAAAGCAGCTGATCGCTGTTTGCAGTATCGCCCCTGAACGGGCAATTTATTATGCCCGGCGTATACTGGAAGGCGATACCTTGCTGGTCGAGGCAGCAAGGTTACAGGCTTTGGATCCCGCACTGATCGGAGAGAAGGATACCGATGTTGTCCTGGCGGATATCCGTTACCAGAAAATCCACGACGTGATTAGTCTGATTCAAACTCGGGCCAGTGATGCCAGCGACCATCTGACGGCTAAAATTGACCGCATTGTGCTGAATCGATTCCTGGCTTTACCCCTGTTTTTTGCCATGATGTACCTGATGTTTTTGTTCGCCATCAACATTGGCGGGGCCTTTCAGGATTTTTTTGATATCTCCACCGATACGATTTTTGTTCAGGGCAGCGCCTGGGTACTGCAGCAGCTGCATTCCCCGCAATGGCTTATTGCCGTGGTGGCGAATGGTCTGGGTATGGGTATTAATACCACCCTGACTTTCATTCCGGTGATTGCGGCGATGTTTTTCTTTCTGGCGTTACTGGAGGCGTCAGGGTACATGGCCCGTGCTGCGTTTGTGGTGGATAAGGCCATGCGTATGCTGGGCTTGCCTGGAAAATCCTTTGTGCCGATGATTGTGGGATTTGGTTGTAATGTGCCCGGGATCATGGCGGCAAGAACGCTGGATTCCGAGCGTGATCGGTTATTAACTGTGCTGATGAGCCCCTTCATGTCCTGCAGCGCCCGATTGGCTATTTATGCTGTGTTTGTTGCGGCGTTTTTCCCAAGCGGCGGGCAGAATGTGGTGTTTGCTCTGTATGTCATCGGCATTTTAATGGCGGTTTTTACCGGGTTTATTTTGCGTAAAACCACGCTGGAAGGGGAGGCGTCCCCCTTGATTCTTGAGTTGCCCGCCTATCATAAGCCCTCGTTTAAACGCCTCTGGCGTGAAACCAGCCTGCGTCTACGTTATTTTGTTGTCAGGGCCGGACGCCTGATTATCCCCATTTGCATTATCCTTGGCACTTTGAACGCCTTGACCATTGACGGCGGGTTGAATACGGATGAAGCCAGTACCCATTCTGTTCTGTCCTGGCTTGGCCAATGGTTGACGCCTTTGTTTGCCCCCATGGGCCTGCATCAGGATAACTGGCCGGCCACGGTCGGTTTATTAACCGGCATGCTGGCGAAAGAAGTGGTGGTTGGCTCTTTAAATTCGCTCTACGCGCAATTAGGTCATCTGGCGCAGACGCAGGCCGCTCATTTTGATTTCTTAGGTTCCATGGCGCAGGCATTCTGGTCGGTGCCTGAGAACCTTTCGTCATTGGGACAGGCTTTACTCAATCCGGTTTTAGCCAGTGCACCCGACAGCGAATTGTCACAAACGGTGTATGGCATGATGGCCGAACGATTTGACGGCAAAGCCGGAGCGTTTGCCTACCTTCTCTTTATCCTGCTTTACATCCCCTGTGTTTCAACCATGGCGGCTATCCGGCAGGAGACGACACGCCGGCTGATGTGGTTTTCCGTGATCTGGTCTTTCCTGATTGCCTACGCGTCTGCGGTGATTTTTTATCAGAGTGCGGTGTTTTACCGTCATCCTCAGGAATCGTTGCTGTGGATTGCGGTCATGGTGGGGGGCATTCTCGCGTTTATCGCGGTATTGCGCGGACAACATCTGCTTGTGAGGAGACGCGATGCTGTTACAAATCCGTGA
- a CDS encoding FeoC-like transcriptional regulator: MLLQIRDFIRQHKVVSSQQVSREFHIDFQALQPMLEIWLKKGVIARCDEKASCQSRCFKCKQPPVYYRYLADC; the protein is encoded by the coding sequence ATGCTGTTACAAATCCGTGATTTCATTCGCCAGCACAAGGTGGTGAGCAGCCAGCAGGTGAGCCGTGAATTCCATATTGACTTCCAGGCGTTGCAGCCGATGCTTGAGATCTGGCTTAAAAAGGGAGTGATTGCCCGCTGCGACGAGAAAGCGTCGTGCCAGAGCCGCTGTTTTAAATGCAAACAGCCCCCTGTTTATTACCGCTACCTGGCGGATTGTTAA
- a CDS encoding virulence factor has translation MAENASLPEEDFLKLAEEARQRIVEDFNDPLSLVEKVYRLWWHWADFSLFIVTPTIEVISPPIIVPPELVPETNEYEFVYPIHDHGYKLSASKAQDMYIAGTSMCKLFYTIEKMIFMLVERLKAGGVSAETEVQVAFGGHELAQRKAFESVINLSYNVVVTNFDPGSWGERYLEIVKRLADRGYGYPAEAPRDVYRHHRGTGPSMQR, from the coding sequence ATGGCGGAAAACGCATCACTCCCTGAAGAAGATTTTTTAAAACTGGCCGAAGAGGCTCGCCAGCGGATTGTCGAGGATTTCAATGATCCGCTGAGCCTGGTTGAAAAAGTCTACAGGCTATGGTGGCATTGGGCTGATTTTTCCCTTTTTATCGTGACCCCGACCATCGAAGTGATTTCACCGCCGATTATCGTCCCCCCTGAACTGGTGCCGGAAACCAACGAGTATGAATTCGTTTACCCCATTCATGATCACGGCTATAAATTAAGTGCCTCCAAAGCGCAGGACATGTACATCGCCGGCACGTCCATGTGCAAATTATTCTACACCATTGAAAAAATGATTTTTATGCTGGTCGAACGCCTTAAGGCGGGCGGCGTGAGTGCTGAAACTGAAGTGCAGGTCGCCTTTGGCGGGCATGAGCTTGCCCAGCGCAAGGCCTTTGAATCGGTGATTAACTTAAGTTACAACGTCGTGGTGACCAATTTCGATCCGGGTTCCTGGGGTGAGCGCTACCTTGAAATCGTCAAGCGTTTAGCCGATCGCGGCTACGGCTACCCTGCGGAAGCGCCCAGGGATGTTTACCGGCATCATCGCGGTACGGGACCCTCTATGCAGCGTTAA
- a CDS encoding RDD family protein → MFFRLLAALFYDLIVLCSLFMLATAITVYFNQGQAIPPASRGYQSLLAAIMGAYFILSFRYGGQTIGFKSWRLRLIRGEGFKLRLVNAA, encoded by the coding sequence ATGTTTTTTCGTCTTTTAGCCGCTCTGTTCTATGATCTGATTGTATTGTGCAGTCTGTTCATGCTGGCCACGGCAATCACCGTGTATTTTAATCAGGGGCAGGCTATTCCACCCGCCTCGCGCGGATACCAAAGCCTGTTGGCCGCGATCATGGGGGCTTATTTTATTCTGTCCTTTCGTTACGGGGGGCAGACCATCGGGTTTAAATCCTGGCGTCTGCGATTAATCAGGGGAGAAGGTTTCAAATTACGTCTGGTTAACGCTGCATAG
- a CDS encoding EAL and HDOD domain-containing protein — protein MLIKRPIYNQKLKCVAMEIIANQQAKQPIELLPYFTTVTHNIDSNLPLFVPYALNSLLELADPPLENPVILKLHAADINQTYTAEELNDAAHSIALMIDSPDQLAWLNFAEYIALSEHLMGMADLTKVVKYSQAKQRKVIAYNISDPNRFINCKDMTMDYYCGDFLFQPEVKEVKEIAANKLNLLMLIEKLQHPDTHFNEIIPLIQTDPLLSYQLLRVANSAAFSGYQAIESIQQAVTRLGILNLKNWVMVLSMKNVSNKPIEIVESGLIRAQMAEKLAKANSKLSAESAYTAGLLSVLDSLLDTPMNALIEKITLADDIKGALMAREGELGKLLSMVIAYEEGHWEQLDGNDYYGLDLSQIYIDCLEHVSIGKKAMSEH, from the coding sequence ATGTTAATTAAACGACCAATCTATAATCAAAAATTGAAATGTGTCGCCATGGAGATTATCGCTAACCAACAAGCCAAACAACCCATTGAATTGCTGCCTTATTTCACCACGGTGACCCACAACATTGACAGCAACCTGCCGTTGTTTGTGCCTTATGCGCTCAATTCACTGCTCGAACTCGCCGATCCCCCCCTTGAAAATCCGGTGATATTAAAATTGCATGCTGCAGACATTAACCAGACCTACACGGCAGAGGAGTTAAACGACGCAGCCCACTCCATTGCGCTCATGATTGACAGCCCCGACCAATTGGCCTGGCTCAATTTTGCCGAATACATCGCCTTGAGCGAGCACCTGATGGGCATGGCTGATTTGACCAAAGTGGTCAAATACAGTCAGGCCAAGCAGCGCAAGGTCATTGCCTATAATATTTCCGACCCGAACCGCTTTATCAATTGCAAAGACATGACCATGGATTATTATTGCGGTGACTTTCTCTTTCAGCCTGAGGTCAAGGAAGTGAAGGAAATTGCCGCCAATAAACTAAACCTGCTGATGCTGATTGAAAAACTGCAGCACCCCGATACCCATTTTAACGAGATAATCCCGTTAATTCAGACGGATCCACTGTTAAGTTATCAGTTGTTGCGTGTCGCCAATTCGGCGGCCTTCTCCGGTTATCAGGCCATTGAATCCATCCAGCAGGCCGTCACCCGCTTAGGCATTCTTAATTTAAAAAACTGGGTCATGGTGCTGTCGATGAAAAACGTGTCCAATAAGCCCATCGAAATTGTCGAGTCCGGGCTTATCCGCGCCCAGATGGCTGAAAAACTGGCTAAAGCCAATTCGAAGTTATCGGCTGAAAGCGCTTACACGGCCGGGTTGCTCTCGGTGCTTGACAGCCTGCTGGATACCCCCATGAACGCATTGATTGAAAAAATCACGCTCGCAGACGACATTAAAGGGGCGCTCATGGCACGCGAAGGGGAGTTGGGAAAGTTACTGTCCATGGTCATAGCCTATGAGGAAGGCCACTGGGAACAATTAGACGGCAATGACTACTACGGCCTCGATTTAAGTCAGATTTACATCGATTGCCTGGAGCATGTCTCCATCGGCAAAAAAGCAATGTCTGAACACTAA
- the sdhC gene encoding succinate dehydrogenase, cytochrome b556 subunit, which produces MNKKRPVNLDLRTLKFPPMAIASILHRVSGMVLFLLLPVMMYFLDLSLRNAGTFTNLQATLAHPLCKVTLWAFLAAWTYHLLAGIRHMLMDLGWGEHLESGRRSAVFVIILSVIFSLLLGVWIW; this is translated from the coding sequence GTGAATAAAAAAAGACCGGTGAATCTGGACCTGCGAACGTTAAAATTTCCGCCCATGGCGATTGCATCGATACTGCATCGCGTTTCTGGCATGGTGTTATTTCTGCTTCTGCCCGTCATGATGTATTTTCTTGATTTATCATTGCGCAATGCCGGCACGTTCACTAACCTGCAGGCCACCTTGGCCCACCCCTTGTGCAAAGTAACCCTGTGGGCTTTCTTGGCGGCATGGACTTACCATTTGTTGGCCGGTATTCGCCATATGCTGATGGATCTTGGGTGGGGAGAGCATCTCGAGTCGGGCCGCCGCAGCGCCGTGTTCGTGATTATCCTTTCTGTTATTTTCTCACTTTTGTTAGGGGTCTGGATATGGTAA
- the sdhD gene encoding succinate dehydrogenase, hydrophobic membrane anchor protein produces the protein MVTNVTSLTGNGLKDWLIQRATAAYLLFYTLFLMGFLIAHPQMAYHQWQSLFACNWFKVASVIALGAISLHAWIGVWTVTTDYMKCTMLRVSVQMGVVVWLLGQFIWGLMIVWGQ, from the coding sequence ATGGTAACCAATGTCACCAGCCTGACGGGCAACGGGTTAAAGGATTGGCTGATACAGCGCGCCACGGCCGCGTATCTTCTATTCTATACATTATTTTTAATGGGCTTTTTAATCGCTCATCCGCAAATGGCCTATCACCAGTGGCAGTCCCTGTTTGCCTGCAACTGGTTTAAAGTCGCCAGTGTTATCGCATTAGGCGCCATTTCTTTACATGCCTGGATAGGCGTCTGGACCGTCACCACGGATTACATGAAATGCACCATGCTTAGAGTATCGGTGCAAATGGGTGTGGTTGTCTGGTTGCTGGGACAATTTATTTGGGGTTTGATGATTGTTTGGGGACAATAA
- the sdhA gene encoding succinate dehydrogenase flavoprotein subunit produces MAFPRHKFDAVIIGAGGAGMRAALQLANSGLQVALLSKVFPTRSHTVSAQGGITAALGNADEDDWRWHMYDTVKGADYIGDQDCIEYLCKTGPEAVYELEHMGLPFSRMDNGKIYQRQFGGQSKHFGGEQAARTCAAADRTGHALLHTLYQQNLKAKTHVFSEWLALDFVKDNHGRIAGVTALCIETGEVVFYQTRVCILATGGAGRIYQSTTNAHINTGDGFGMALRAGLPLQDMEMWQFHPTGIAGAGTLVTEGCRGEGGYLINKDGERFMERYAPRVKDLASRDVVARSMALEIRAGRGFDPKGVDHVKLKLDHLGADLIMSRLPGIRELSLKFAGVDPIVEPIPVVPTCHYSMGGIPTNMHGQVITHKNGVDTVVEGLYAVGECACVSVHGANRLGGNSLLDLVVFGRAAGLHVEELWQSNQMPDMAYVTEENIAEAMARYNRWQESTDGEMPSAIRDDMQRVMQEDFGVFRTGKVMEEGLHRLQALRERLQHARLVDKTKVFNTELVTALELDNLMATAYATAQSALARTESRGAHSREDYPQRDDANWIKHTLYSAHDDAIDYRPVNAKPNYVEPFEPKERVY; encoded by the coding sequence ATGGCATTTCCACGACACAAATTTGATGCGGTAATTATTGGTGCGGGCGGGGCTGGCATGCGGGCTGCCCTGCAGCTGGCCAATTCAGGATTGCAGGTGGCCTTGCTGTCCAAAGTCTTTCCCACCCGTTCCCATACGGTTTCTGCACAGGGCGGTATCACTGCCGCGCTTGGCAACGCGGATGAAGACGATTGGCGCTGGCACATGTACGATACGGTCAAGGGCGCTGATTACATCGGCGATCAGGATTGCATTGAATACCTGTGTAAAACAGGCCCGGAAGCCGTTTATGAGCTCGAGCACATGGGACTGCCTTTCTCAAGGATGGACAATGGCAAGATTTACCAGCGCCAGTTTGGCGGTCAATCCAAGCATTTCGGCGGTGAACAGGCGGCTCGAACCTGTGCGGCGGCAGACAGAACCGGTCATGCCCTGTTACATACCCTTTACCAGCAGAACCTGAAAGCCAAAACGCATGTGTTCAGCGAATGGCTGGCTTTGGATTTCGTTAAAGACAATCACGGCCGCATCGCGGGCGTGACGGCACTGTGCATAGAAACCGGCGAAGTCGTGTTTTATCAAACCCGCGTCTGCATTTTAGCGACAGGCGGAGCTGGACGTATTTACCAATCAACGACCAATGCCCACATCAATACGGGCGACGGCTTTGGCATGGCATTGCGTGCCGGCCTGCCGTTGCAGGACATGGAAATGTGGCAATTCCACCCTACCGGTATTGCCGGGGCCGGCACGCTGGTGACGGAAGGATGCCGCGGTGAAGGCGGTTATCTGATCAATAAGGATGGGGAGCGCTTCATGGAGCGGTATGCCCCCCGGGTAAAAGATTTGGCTTCGAGGGATGTCGTCGCTCGCTCCATGGCACTGGAAATCCGTGCTGGCCGTGGCTTTGATCCCAAAGGCGTCGATCACGTCAAGCTGAAACTCGATCACCTGGGAGCGGATTTAATCATGTCCCGATTGCCCGGTATTCGCGAATTGTCCTTAAAATTTGCCGGGGTGGATCCGATTGTTGAACCCATTCCCGTTGTACCAACCTGTCATTACAGCATGGGCGGTATTCCCACGAACATGCACGGGCAGGTGATTACCCATAAAAATGGCGTTGACACCGTGGTTGAGGGCTTGTATGCCGTAGGCGAGTGCGCCTGCGTCTCCGTGCATGGCGCCAACCGCCTCGGCGGCAATTCCCTGCTTGATCTCGTGGTGTTTGGTCGTGCGGCAGGACTTCACGTCGAAGAGTTGTGGCAATCCAATCAAATGCCCGACATGGCTTATGTAACGGAAGAGAACATCGCCGAAGCCATGGCCCGTTATAACCGCTGGCAGGAATCAACCGACGGCGAGATGCCGTCAGCCATCCGTGATGACATGCAGCGTGTCATGCAGGAAGATTTTGGTGTATTCCGTACCGGCAAGGTCATGGAGGAGGGCCTCCATCGTCTGCAGGCCCTGCGCGAGCGTTTGCAGCATGCCAGGCTGGTGGATAAGACCAAAGTATTCAATACCGAATTGGTCACTGCACTGGAATTGGATAATTTAATGGCAACGGCCTATGCGACAGCTCAATCTGCCCTGGCCAGAACAGAAAGCCGCGGCGCGCATAGCCGGGAAGATTACCCACAGCGTGACGATGCCAACTGGATTAAACACACGCTCTATTCTGCGCATGATGATGCGATTGATTATCGCCCCGTCAATGCGAAACCTAACTATGTCGAGCCTTTTGAGCCGAAAGAACGCGTTTATTAA
- a CDS encoding succinate dehydrogenase iron-sulfur subunit, giving the protein MADNRILSLSIYRYNPELDESPYMKDYEIAVPAKSDPMLLTLLERLKAEQDPTIAYRRSCREGVCGSDGMNINGTNGLACITSLSQLNTDRIVIRPLPGFPVVRDLVVDMTQFYQQYERIEPYLQNDQVAPARERLQSPEERAQLDGLYECILCACCTSSCPSFWWNPEKFVGPAGLLQARRFLADSRDTAKRHRLDKLQDPFSVFRCRSIMNCANVCPKGLNPTQAIADIRKQMLNQET; this is encoded by the coding sequence ATGGCTGATAATCGAATTCTGAGCCTGTCTATTTACCGTTACAATCCTGAGCTCGATGAGTCTCCTTACATGAAGGACTATGAAATCGCCGTACCGGCCAAGAGCGATCCCATGCTGCTGACCCTGCTTGAACGCCTGAAAGCCGAGCAGGACCCAACCATTGCCTATCGCCGCTCCTGCCGCGAGGGCGTGTGCGGGTCAGACGGTATGAACATCAACGGCACCAATGGCTTGGCCTGCATCACCTCGCTTTCACAGTTAAACACCGATCGCATTGTGATTCGTCCGCTGCCGGGATTTCCCGTGGTGCGTGACCTGGTCGTTGACATGACCCAGTTTTACCAACAATACGAGCGCATTGAGCCTTATCTGCAAAACGATCAGGTTGCTCCGGCGCGTGAACGGCTGCAATCGCCGGAAGAGCGTGCACAGCTGGATGGCTTGTACGAGTGCATTCTGTGCGCCTGCTGCACCAGTTCTTGCCCCTCGTTCTGGTGGAACCCGGAAAAATTTGTCGGCCCTGCCGGTCTGCTTCAGGCCAGACGCTTTTTAGCGGACAGCCGTGATACAGCAAAACGGCATCGTTTGGATAAATTACAGGATCCATTTAGTGTATTTCGCTGCCGTTCCATTATGAATTGCGCGAATGTTTGCCCGAAGGGACTCAATCCGACGCAAGCGATTGCCGATATCCGTAAACAGATGTTGAATCAAGAAACTTGA